One genomic segment of uncultured Desulfobacter sp. includes these proteins:
- a CDS encoding AAA family ATPase: MYTQFFNFREKPFNLVPDPGFLFLSDRHEKALTFLEYGLSEKAGFIMLTGEIGMGKTTLIRHLINQVDEQDTDVAVVFHTNVSGTVLLRQILSEFEVETEPGMDKASLLELLYELLIDRYAKNRKVFLIVDEAQNLSASALEELRMLSNLQTDKDLLVQIIIVGQPGLRDKIGSSSLRQFAQRISASFHLSPMTKEETRAYVRFRLERAGGNPDLFTPDLLEKLFIVSGGIPRTINLLCDAVLVYAFADRVSEITKDHLDQVIEDKGGMGVFTAVDMDDAPVSEPEPKSEAATGLEGRVKELEDRLNRLTGVLDSSLAETESRATFCRNELVEQLTRLYKAERKKNQNLIFHYSRLKEKYTALLADQNPAEGSSILLKKTVK, from the coding sequence ATGTATACGCAATTTTTTAATTTTAGGGAAAAACCTTTCAACCTGGTGCCTGATCCCGGGTTTCTTTTCCTGAGCGACCGTCATGAAAAGGCCTTGACCTTCCTGGAGTACGGCCTGTCTGAAAAGGCAGGCTTTATTATGCTCACCGGTGAGATCGGCATGGGAAAGACCACCCTGATCCGACACCTGATCAACCAGGTGGACGAGCAGGACACGGACGTGGCCGTGGTCTTTCACACCAATGTCAGCGGCACAGTGCTGCTGCGCCAAATCCTCAGCGAGTTCGAGGTCGAGACTGAGCCCGGCATGGACAAAGCCTCTCTTTTGGAACTGCTCTACGAGCTTCTCATTGACAGATACGCCAAAAATCGCAAAGTTTTTCTGATCGTTGACGAGGCCCAGAACCTTTCCGCATCTGCCCTGGAAGAGTTGCGCATGCTCTCCAACCTCCAGACAGATAAGGACCTTTTGGTCCAGATTATCATTGTGGGACAGCCTGGCCTGAGGGACAAGATCGGCTCCTCCTCCCTGCGGCAGTTTGCCCAGCGAATTTCAGCAAGCTTCCACCTTTCCCCCATGACCAAAGAAGAGACCCGCGCCTATGTCCGGTTCCGGCTGGAGCGAGCCGGGGGAAATCCCGACCTTTTTACCCCGGACCTGCTGGAAAAATTGTTTATCGTGTCCGGCGGCATTCCCAGGACCATTAATCTGCTCTGTGACGCCGTGTTGGTATATGCCTTTGCAGACCGGGTATCTGAAATCACAAAAGACCATTTGGATCAGGTCATTGAAGATAAGGGGGGCATGGGCGTATTCACCGCCGTGGATATGGATGATGCCCCCGTATCCGAACCTGAACCTAAATCTGAAGCGGCAACCGGTCTTGAAGGCCGTGTTAAAGAACTTGAAGACCGGCTGAACCGCCTGACAGGCGTCCTGGACAGCAGCCTTGCCGAAACCGAATCCCGGGCAACATTCTGCCGGAATGAACTAGTGGAGCAGCTCACCCGGCTTTATAAAGCGGAAAGAAAAAAGAACCAAAACCTGATTTTCCACTACAGCCGGCTCAAGGAAAAATATACCGCTCTGCTGGCAGATCAGAATCCTGCTGAAGGGTCCTCAATTCTACTTAAAAAAACCGTCAAATAA
- a CDS encoding AAA family ATPase: MKLKKALDQAKAQREQHHPTPGLSPDKASALSQGANSSSEQDGEWTAPAYDRSAVTQLDPVVVEENRGVCLNPDRKEIERYKILRTRIANLARDRRMSTIMVTSPNRNEGKTVNCINMGLTFAKAMKQTVLLVDCDFKGQDIHRYLGIESKASLIDYFMDDVALQDLIVWPGVEKLTLISGSRTISESSELLSSDMMAKLVKEMGERYDDRYVFFDAPPVLGHAEAISLAPRMDGILMVVEAGKTTKKDVKESLALLPKEKFLGFLLNKQAA; this comes from the coding sequence ATGAAACTGAAAAAAGCACTGGACCAGGCTAAGGCCCAGAGAGAACAACATCATCCTACGCCTGGCCTAAGCCCAGACAAGGCTTCTGCTCTGTCACAGGGCGCCAACAGTTCGTCTGAACAGGACGGGGAGTGGACGGCACCTGCTTATGACCGCTCTGCTGTCACCCAACTTGATCCGGTGGTCGTGGAGGAGAACAGAGGTGTCTGCCTGAACCCGGACCGCAAAGAGATTGAACGCTACAAGATCCTGCGGACCCGGATTGCCAATCTGGCCCGGGATCGGCGGATGAGTACCATCATGGTGACCAGCCCCAACAGGAATGAGGGCAAAACCGTGAACTGCATCAACATGGGGCTGACCTTTGCTAAGGCCATGAAGCAGACCGTTCTGCTGGTGGACTGTGACTTCAAGGGCCAGGATATCCACCGCTATCTGGGCATAGAGAGCAAGGCCAGCCTGATTGATTATTTTATGGACGACGTCGCCCTGCAGGACCTCATTGTATGGCCCGGGGTGGAGAAGCTCACCCTCATCTCCGGGTCCCGGACCATCAGTGAATCCTCGGAACTGCTTTCCTCGGATATGATGGCCAAATTGGTCAAGGAGATGGGCGAACGCTACGATGACCGGTATGTGTTTTTCGACGCCCCGCCTGTTTTGGGCCATGCCGAGGCCATCTCCCTGGCACCGCGCATGGACGGTATCCTCATGGTGGTGGAGGCAGGAAAAACCACAAAAAAGGACGTCAAGGAGTCCCTGGCCCTTTTACCCAAGGAAAAATTTTTAGGATTCCTGCTCAACAAACAGGCGGCCTGA
- a CDS encoding polyprenyl synthetase family protein, which translates to MTNDIKKEIIALAGPDLLLVEQALETNLTPNLDLVRQVAGHLLFAGGKRLRPLLMIHAARMCGFQTGQEIEFSTIFEYLHAATLLHDDVVDGSNKRRGKPCAHTLWDAPTVVLTGDFLLATALVIAARTKSPRVIEVIAQITADMSQGEIFQMEKKGNPDLTEDEYNEIIERKTAVLIQGACRTGAIVAKADQNQEIALKNYGWHLGMAFQMADDLLDYTATADQLGKNPGADMREGKLTLPLIYSLGKADAQDREWMLAAMARPQFEPAEFQGLKERLTRLGGIEYTKNRALAHVQSARTALDIFPESASKHLLELIADYSILRKV; encoded by the coding sequence GTGACAAACGATATCAAAAAAGAGATTATAGCGCTGGCTGGCCCAGACCTTTTGTTGGTGGAGCAGGCCCTTGAAACGAATTTGACCCCTAATCTGGACCTGGTCAGGCAGGTGGCAGGCCATCTGCTGTTTGCCGGCGGTAAACGCCTGCGGCCGTTGCTCATGATCCATGCCGCCCGCATGTGCGGATTTCAGACCGGGCAGGAGATTGAATTTTCCACTATTTTTGAGTATCTTCATGCCGCCACATTGCTCCATGATGATGTGGTGGACGGTTCTAATAAACGCCGGGGCAAACCCTGCGCCCACACGTTGTGGGATGCCCCAACCGTGGTGCTCACAGGGGATTTTCTTTTGGCCACAGCGCTTGTTATTGCCGCAAGAACAAAATCCCCCCGGGTCATTGAAGTGATCGCTCAAATTACAGCAGACATGTCCCAGGGCGAAATTTTTCAGATGGAAAAAAAGGGCAACCCGGACCTCACGGAAGATGAGTACAATGAAATCATAGAACGCAAGACAGCCGTTCTGATCCAGGGGGCCTGTCGCACCGGTGCTATTGTAGCCAAGGCTGATCAAAATCAGGAAATTGCCCTTAAAAATTACGGCTGGCACCTAGGTATGGCCTTTCAGATGGCGGATGACCTGCTGGACTATACTGCCACCGCCGATCAGCTGGGCAAAAACCCCGGGGCGGATATGCGCGAAGGCAAGCTGACTTTGCCCTTGATTTACAGCCTTGGAAAGGCCGATGCCCAGGACCGTGAATGGATGCTGGCTGCCATGGCCCGGCCGCAGTTTGAGCCGGCAGAGTTTCAAGGCCTTAAAGAACGTCTGACCCGCCTGGGCGGCATTGAATATACAAAAAACCGGGCCCTTGCCCATGTGCAGTCAGCCAGGACCGCCCTGGATATTTTTCCTGAATCCGCCTCGAAACATTTGCTGGAATTGATTGCGGATTATTCCATCCTTCGAAAGGTATGA
- the rfbD gene encoding dTDP-4-dehydrorhamnose reductase, whose translation MKVLILGSRGQLGWELLRTSPKEADINAQNSSQVDFLKPDTIRDCIAQYAPDWIINAAAYTAVDQAESDQENVYRINHEAVSAIAHAAADHHSRLVHISTDYIFSGKNYKPLRPDDPADPQSVYGMSKWKGETAIREVLSDKALIIRTAWLYSSHGKNFVKTMLNLMTAGKSLNVIDEQVGTPTWAKGLALAIWTCIYKSISGTFHWTDAGVASWYDFAVAIQEEALALGLLQVPVSIPPVLSTQFPTPAQRPFYSILDKHSMWQATSITPVHWRAQLRSMLGEIKQ comes from the coding sequence ATGAAAGTACTGATTTTAGGTTCCAGGGGGCAGCTTGGCTGGGAGCTTTTACGCACCAGCCCTAAAGAGGCGGATATCAATGCGCAGAATTCTTCCCAGGTGGACTTTCTAAAGCCCGATACCATCCGGGACTGCATTGCCCAATACGCACCGGACTGGATAATCAATGCCGCGGCCTATACCGCAGTGGACCAGGCTGAATCTGACCAGGAAAACGTATACCGCATCAACCACGAAGCCGTATCCGCCATTGCCCATGCTGCAGCAGATCATCACAGCCGCCTGGTTCACATCTCAACGGACTACATATTCAGCGGCAAAAATTATAAACCCCTTCGGCCGGATGACCCTGCCGACCCACAATCCGTGTACGGCATGTCCAAATGGAAGGGAGAGACTGCCATCCGCGAAGTGCTTTCGGACAAGGCCCTGATTATCCGTACAGCTTGGCTTTACTCCTCCCATGGCAAAAATTTTGTTAAAACCATGCTCAACCTCATGACAGCCGGAAAATCCCTGAACGTCATCGACGAGCAGGTGGGCACGCCGACCTGGGCAAAAGGCTTGGCCCTGGCGATCTGGACCTGTATTTATAAATCAATTTCCGGCACCTTCCACTGGACCGATGCCGGCGTTGCATCCTGGTATGACTTTGCCGTAGCCATACAGGAAGAGGCCTTAGCCCTGGGCCTTCTTCAAGTCCCGGTATCCATTCCCCCGGTACTTTCAACCCAATTTCCCACCCCGGCCCAAAGACCCTTTTACAGCATCCTTGATAAACACAGCATGTGGCAGGCCACAAGCATCACGCCGGTGCACTGGCGGGCGCAGCTTAGATCCATGCTTGGTGAAATAAAACAATGA
- the rfbB gene encoding dTDP-glucose 4,6-dehydratase, protein MKTLLVTGGAGFIGTNFVYYWLEKYPEDRVIVLDALTYAGNLDNLAEAHRNEKFEFVHGNILDQALVEDLLIRNNIDTIVHFAAESHVDRSISGPDAFIQTNILGTHNLLKTAKKIWLDNGPKKHRFHHISTDEVYGTLKLDDPPFAETTPYAPNSPYAASKAGSDHLVRAYHETYGLEVTTSNCSNNYGPFQFPEKLIPLMITNILNNRPIPVYGDGMQIRDWLYVDDHNLGVDLILKRGQVGETYNIGGNNEQINLDIVKLVCAVMDDLFASQKDLVQRFPKAPPVTGRSCAELITHVTDRAGHDRRYAINAEKISAQLGYKPQYLFKNGIRKTTAWYLDREPWWTNLIL, encoded by the coding sequence ATGAAAACCCTTTTAGTAACAGGCGGCGCCGGGTTTATCGGCACCAACTTTGTATATTACTGGCTGGAAAAATACCCAGAAGACCGGGTGATTGTTCTGGACGCCCTGACATATGCCGGCAACCTGGACAATCTGGCCGAAGCGCACAGAAATGAAAAATTTGAATTCGTCCATGGAAACATTCTGGACCAGGCCCTTGTGGAAGATCTTCTGATCCGCAACAATATTGACACCATTGTCCATTTTGCCGCCGAATCCCATGTGGACAGATCCATATCCGGTCCGGACGCCTTTATCCAGACCAATATTTTAGGTACCCACAACCTGCTCAAAACAGCCAAAAAGATCTGGCTGGACAACGGCCCTAAAAAGCATCGATTTCACCATATCTCCACGGACGAAGTCTACGGCACACTGAAACTCGATGATCCCCCTTTTGCAGAGACCACACCCTATGCCCCAAATTCACCTTATGCAGCAAGCAAGGCCGGGTCAGATCACCTGGTCCGGGCATACCACGAAACCTACGGCCTGGAAGTCACAACATCCAACTGCTCGAACAATTACGGACCGTTCCAGTTCCCCGAAAAATTGATCCCCCTCATGATCACAAATATTTTAAACAACAGACCCATTCCCGTATATGGAGACGGCATGCAGATTCGTGACTGGCTGTACGTGGACGATCATAACCTGGGTGTGGACCTGATCCTTAAACGCGGACAAGTGGGAGAAACCTACAACATCGGCGGCAACAACGAGCAGATCAATCTGGATATTGTCAAACTGGTTTGCGCTGTTATGGATGACCTGTTTGCCTCACAAAAAGATCTTGTCCAGAGGTTCCCCAAGGCACCGCCCGTCACAGGCCGTTCTTGCGCAGAACTGATCACCCACGTCACGGACCGCGCCGGACACGACCGTCGCTACGCCATCAATGCCGAAAAAATATCAGCCCAACTGGGATACAAGCCGCAATATTTATTTAAAAACGGCATCCGAAAAACGACTGCATGGTACCTTGACCGGGAACCCTGGTGGACAAATCTGATCTTGTAG
- a CDS encoding polysaccharide biosynthesis/export family protein, giving the protein MKFFGKEMVAGLICLSLLMAAVPCTGGEVEPQEDVNAASAEAAYKIGAGDVLDISVWKNPDLTRQVVVLPDNTIRFPLLGEIKTRGHSLAWLEKTLEMRLEKFISDPELSVSLAQINSMIIYVIGKVNGPGRFQIGQNVDVLQALAMARGLNAFARDDEIKIFRKQGQETQIFEFDYDAVSQGEELDQNITLERGDVIVVR; this is encoded by the coding sequence ATGAAATTTTTCGGGAAAGAAATGGTGGCAGGACTGATCTGTCTATCCCTGCTCATGGCAGCCGTGCCGTGCACGGGTGGTGAAGTTGAACCCCAGGAGGATGTCAATGCCGCATCTGCGGAAGCTGCATATAAGATTGGTGCAGGCGACGTGCTGGACATTAGCGTTTGGAAGAATCCGGACCTGACCCGGCAGGTGGTGGTGCTACCTGACAATACCATTCGGTTTCCCCTGCTCGGGGAGATAAAAACCCGGGGCCATTCCCTGGCCTGGTTGGAAAAAACCCTGGAAATGCGGCTGGAAAAATTTATTTCCGATCCAGAACTGTCGGTCTCCCTGGCTCAGATTAACTCTATGATCATTTACGTAATCGGCAAGGTCAACGGGCCGGGACGATTCCAGATTGGGCAAAATGTCGATGTGCTCCAGGCCCTGGCCATGGCCAGGGGGTTGAATGCCTTTGCCAGGGATGATGAGATTAAAATTTTCAGAAAACAGGGCCAGGAAACGCAGATCTTTGAGTTCGACTACGACGCTGTGTCCCAGGGAGAGGAACTGGACCAGAACATCACCCTTGAGCGGGGCGATGTGATCGTGGTCAGGTAG
- a CDS encoding outer membrane beta-barrel protein: protein MKSRLILSTVLVLLVVAASVRAEPYSITPWIEAKQSYSDNILFSQKNEESDFITTLIGGLTLEQNLERLKTNLSGQLEQFFYWDYSELDALDYNVSGSLKYKVTERAGLSASARYTKDSQRDRDTETTGLLVSGDRKRADLSLGADYMLSELSQVEVSVDLADLDRQEEEIVLEESEDNNSIQISLAFRRDLSEYFKNTVGLFNLIYLHYTGEEENHFTYSEGYLERMVLQDYTSDVYQFSTGFSHNISELYSLFFQVGASYTQTDEKQGSQWLYYYGIPLSSSESEYDSDTWGGIFSTGIDYKDEYWTMGLTLSQDVRGGTGTSGTVQRTSLSGTLDRKLSDALTLTFRASAYLNKNERELTSDTDELAFNVQPGFKYRLKRDFVLSFAYRFTSVEDREDDTTTTRNLVYFDIKKEFDLKEF from the coding sequence ATGAAATCGCGTTTAATACTATCTACCGTCTTGGTCCTCTTGGTCGTGGCAGCGTCTGTCCGGGCTGAACCTTACAGCATCACCCCCTGGATTGAAGCAAAACAGTCGTACTCGGATAATATTTTGTTTTCGCAAAAAAACGAGGAGTCTGATTTTATCACCACTCTCATAGGCGGCCTGACCCTGGAACAGAACCTGGAGCGCCTGAAAACAAACCTTTCCGGCCAGCTTGAGCAATTTTTTTACTGGGACTATAGTGAACTGGACGCCTTGGACTATAATGTATCCGGCAGTTTGAAATATAAAGTGACCGAACGAGCCGGGTTAAGCGCTTCGGCCCGGTATACCAAAGATTCACAGCGGGATCGGGATACGGAGACCACAGGTCTGCTGGTATCCGGTGACAGAAAAAGAGCCGACCTCTCTTTAGGCGCGGATTACATGCTCTCTGAACTCAGCCAGGTTGAGGTTTCTGTGGATCTGGCAGATTTAGATCGTCAGGAGGAGGAGATAGTGCTGGAAGAGTCTGAGGACAACAATTCCATCCAAATTAGCCTCGCCTTCCGCAGGGACCTGTCCGAATATTTTAAAAATACGGTGGGTTTGTTCAATCTCATATATCTGCACTATACAGGAGAAGAGGAGAATCACTTTACCTATAGCGAAGGCTATCTTGAAAGAATGGTTCTCCAGGATTATACTTCGGACGTTTATCAATTTTCCACAGGCTTTTCCCACAATATTTCTGAATTGTACAGCCTGTTTTTCCAGGTAGGTGCAAGCTATACCCAAACCGACGAGAAACAGGGCTCTCAGTGGCTTTATTATTACGGTATTCCCTTGTCGTCTTCGGAGTCTGAATATGACAGCGATACCTGGGGCGGAATTTTTTCCACCGGGATTGATTATAAAGACGAGTACTGGACCATGGGACTGACTCTGTCCCAGGATGTCCGGGGTGGTACCGGCACTAGCGGCACGGTCCAGCGGACCAGCCTTTCCGGCACCTTGGACAGAAAACTCAGTGACGCGCTGACCCTGACCTTCAGGGCCTCTGCCTACCTGAATAAAAACGAACGGGAGTTGACTTCGGATACAGACGAATTGGCCTTCAACGTCCAGCCCGGTTTCAAGTACCGGCTGAAGAGGGATTTTGTTTTATCCTTTGCCTATCGCTTCACCTCGGTGGAAGACCGGGAAGACGACACCACCACGACACGCAATCTAGTCTATTTTGATATAAAAAAAGAATTTGACCTGAAGGAATTTTAA
- the rfbA gene encoding glucose-1-phosphate thymidylyltransferase RfbA, with translation MRKGIILAGGSGTRLYPLTLSVSKQLMPVYDKPMIYYPLSTLVLAGIHDILVITTPHDAEQFKYVLKDGSQWGIRISYAIQPSPDGLAQAFIIGEEFIGTDPVTLILGDNIFYGEGLAKRLQNVGQRQAGATVFGYYVKDPSRYGVVEFDKNDQVLSIEEKPENPKSSYAVTGLYFYDHSVVEIAKQLKPSPRGELEITDVNKAYLERKELTVERFSRGTAWLDTGTHESLLDAGMFIKVVSDRQGLKVACLEEIAFRMGLIGIDHLEKAARSMKKNSYGKYLFDLVARAEKAG, from the coding sequence ATGCGTAAAGGAATTATTCTTGCCGGAGGTTCCGGTACCCGATTATATCCGCTGACTCTGTCAGTGAGCAAACAGCTCATGCCGGTATATGACAAGCCCATGATCTATTACCCCCTGTCTACCCTGGTACTGGCCGGCATTCACGATATTCTTGTCATCACCACCCCCCACGACGCAGAGCAGTTCAAATACGTACTCAAGGATGGATCTCAATGGGGTATCCGTATTTCATACGCGATTCAGCCATCCCCGGACGGTCTGGCCCAGGCCTTCATCATCGGGGAAGAATTTATCGGTACAGATCCGGTAACCTTGATCCTGGGAGACAATATTTTTTACGGAGAAGGCCTTGCCAAAAGGCTGCAAAACGTTGGCCAAAGGCAGGCGGGTGCCACGGTGTTCGGATATTACGTCAAAGATCCCTCACGATACGGTGTTGTGGAATTTGACAAGAATGATCAGGTCTTGAGCATCGAAGAAAAACCCGAAAACCCAAAATCCAGTTATGCGGTAACAGGCCTCTATTTTTACGATCATTCAGTGGTGGAAATTGCAAAGCAGTTAAAACCTTCTCCCCGGGGAGAACTGGAAATTACCGACGTCAACAAGGCTTATTTGGAAAGAAAAGAGCTGACCGTAGAGCGGTTCAGCCGGGGTACGGCCTGGCTGGATACAGGTACCCACGAATCCCTTCTGGACGCAGGCATGTTTATAAAAGTCGTCAGTGATCGCCAGGGCCTTAAAGTTGCCTGCCTTGAAGAGATCGCATTCCGCATGGGACTGATCGGCATCGACCACCTGGAAAAAGCCGCACGTTCCATGAAAAAAAACAGCTATGGAAAGTACCTGTTTGATCTTGTTGCCAGGGCAGAAAAAGCCGGATAG
- a CDS encoding Wzz/FepE/Etk N-terminal domain-containing protein — MEEQILSPQDYLAILNRRKWILIIPFVLVVTAALITAWVLPPVYQSTATILIEQREIPAEYVMTSQTSYAEQRMQSIKARILTSKQLQELIQQFSLYMEDRDTMTMDEILDDMREKIVLNPVNVEIADQRTGRAATATIAFTLSFEDKNPDKAQQVTDRIVTLFLKEDLKVRTDQASATQEFLKIESDRVKDELEAVETGLAEFKKANANFLPEVFQLNMQTLSSLERNIEQTKENLRTLNEKKDTMVEELANTTRDIEDEMAARGMRDPDEQRLEQLKIERINLETKYSELYPDVKKIKQEIAELTASIEARKKQEEKEKQNPQNRKPPRNPAYVSLSSRLAGVKSDIASVKIQIIDLEARAEEYRSRLAAAPDVETRYRELVTEQTNLTLKYKDLQAKMMEAQVAHALESQQKGERFTLVESATRPEKPYKPNRLAIVLIGFVLGIGAGIGLAALVEFADDSVRDAASLERLTGFPVLTTVPSIITRADQEKARISRVVWTISVVLMLAVVICLFHFFVMDLNVFWAKFMRKFS; from the coding sequence ATGGAAGAACAAATTTTATCACCCCAGGATTATTTGGCCATCCTGAACCGGAGAAAATGGATTCTGATTATTCCCTTTGTTTTGGTCGTCACAGCGGCCTTAATCACAGCCTGGGTCCTGCCGCCGGTTTATCAGTCAACAGCCACCATTCTCATCGAGCAGCGCGAAATCCCTGCCGAATATGTCATGACCAGCCAGACCTCTTATGCGGAACAGCGCATGCAGAGCATCAAGGCCCGGATTCTGACATCAAAGCAGCTCCAGGAGTTGATACAGCAGTTCAGCCTGTATATGGAAGATCGAGATACCATGACCATGGATGAGATCCTGGATGACATGCGGGAAAAAATCGTCCTGAACCCGGTGAATGTGGAGATTGCCGACCAGAGAACCGGGCGGGCCGCCACCGCCACCATCGCTTTTACCTTAAGTTTTGAAGATAAAAATCCGGACAAGGCCCAGCAGGTCACAGACCGGATCGTCACCTTGTTTCTTAAGGAAGACCTCAAGGTGAGAACCGACCAGGCCTCGGCCACCCAGGAGTTCCTGAAAATCGAGTCAGACCGGGTCAAGGATGAGCTGGAAGCGGTGGAAACCGGGTTGGCTGAATTTAAAAAGGCCAATGCCAACTTTCTTCCTGAAGTTTTTCAGCTGAACATGCAGACCTTAAGTTCACTGGAGAGAAATATTGAACAGACCAAAGAGAATCTGCGTACCCTGAATGAAAAAAAGGATACGATGGTGGAAGAGCTGGCCAACACCACCCGGGACATTGAAGATGAAATGGCGGCCAGGGGGATGAGAGACCCGGATGAGCAGCGTCTGGAGCAGCTGAAGATCGAACGGATTAACCTTGAGACCAAGTATTCTGAGTTATATCCGGATGTGAAAAAGATCAAGCAGGAGATTGCAGAGTTGACCGCTTCCATTGAGGCACGCAAAAAACAGGAAGAAAAGGAAAAACAAAATCCCCAAAATAGAAAGCCGCCTCGCAACCCGGCCTATGTTTCCCTCTCCTCCAGGCTGGCCGGGGTCAAGTCCGATATCGCTTCGGTAAAAATTCAGATCATTGATCTTGAAGCCCGGGCTGAAGAGTACCGCAGCCGCCTGGCAGCGGCCCCGGATGTGGAAACCCGTTATAGGGAACTGGTGACCGAACAGACCAACCTGACCTTAAAATATAAAGATCTGCAGGCCAAAATGATGGAGGCCCAGGTGGCCCATGCCCTGGAATCCCAGCAAAAAGGGGAACGCTTCACCTTGGTGGAATCCGCCACCCGGCCTGAAAAGCCCTATAAGCCAAACCGCTTGGCCATTGTGCTCATCGGTTTTGTTCTGGGTATCGGTGCCGGTATCGGCCTGGCTGCCCTGGTGGAATTTGCCGATGATTCGGTCAGGGATGCAGCTTCTTTGGAACGGCTCACCGGTTTTCCGGTTCTGACCACGGTGCCCAGTATCATAACCCGCGCGGATCAGGAAAAGGCGCGTATCTCAAGAGTTGTCTGGACAATTTCAGTCGTCCTGATGCTGGCGGTGGTGATCTGTCTGTTCCACTTTTTCGTCATGGATCTGAACGTATTTTGGGCTAAATTTATGCGGAAATTTTCATAA
- the rfbC gene encoding dTDP-4-dehydrorhamnose 3,5-epimerase, protein MKLNRLDIPDVVVLESRLFGDHRGFFMETFRDSFFKENIADLSFVQDNHSRSSQGILRGLHYQIKNPQGKLVRVIFGQVFDVAVDIRKSSPTFGRWIGQTLSAENRKMLWVPPGFAHGFYVLSPEAEFVYKCTDYYAPQHERSIRWDDLQIGIQWPLIPGKSPVLSEKDENACILDTAEVFA, encoded by the coding sequence ATGAAATTAAACAGACTTGATATTCCCGACGTGGTGGTGTTGGAGTCGCGATTGTTCGGCGACCACCGGGGGTTTTTTATGGAAACCTTCAGGGACAGCTTTTTTAAAGAAAATATCGCTGATTTGTCCTTTGTCCAGGACAATCACAGCCGATCTTCCCAGGGTATCTTAAGGGGGCTTCATTATCAGATAAAAAATCCCCAGGGAAAGCTGGTGCGGGTGATCTTTGGTCAAGTGTTCGACGTGGCCGTGGATATAAGAAAAAGTTCCCCTACATTTGGGCGGTGGATTGGCCAAACCCTTTCCGCAGAAAACCGAAAAATGCTGTGGGTTCCCCCGGGATTTGCCCATGGGTTCTACGTGCTCAGCCCCGAGGCCGAATTTGTGTATAAATGCACAGACTACTATGCCCCGCAGCATGAACGCAGTATCCGTTGGGACGACCTTCAAATTGGTATCCAGTGGCCGCTGATACCGGGAAAATCACCAGTCCTGTCCGAAAAGGATGAAAATGCATGCATACTTGACACAGCCGAGGTCTTTGCATGA